One window from the genome of Helicobacter pylori encodes:
- the nadC gene encoding carboxylating nicotinate-nucleotide diphosphorylase, with product MEIKTFLERALKEDLGHGDLFERVLEKDFKATAFVRAKQEGVFSGEKYALELLQMTGIECTQTIKDKERFKPKDTLMEIKGDFSMLLKIERTLLNLLQHSSGIATLTSRFVEALNSHKVRLLDTRKTRPLLRIFEKYSVLNGGASNHRLGLDDALMLKDTHLKHVKDLKSFLTHARKNLPFTAKIEIECESFEEAKNAMNAGADIVMCDNLSVLETKEIAAYRDVHYPFVLLEASGNISLESINAYAKSGVDAISVGALIHQATFIDMHMKMA from the coding sequence ATGGAGATAAAAACCTTTTTAGAACGCGCTTTAAAAGAAGATTTAGGGCATGGGGATTTGTTTGAAAGGGTGTTAGAAAAGGATTTTAAAGCCACGGCTTTTGTTAGGGCTAAACAAGAGGGCGTGTTTTCAGGCGAAAAATACGCTTTAGAGTTGCTTCAAATGACCGGCATTGAATGCACTCAAACCATTAAAGATAAAGAACGCTTCAAGCCTAAAGACACTTTAATGGAGATTAAGGGGGATTTTAGCATGCTTTTAAAGATTGAGCGCACCCTTTTAAACCTTTTGCAACACAGCAGCGGGATCGCCACTTTAACGAGCCGTTTTGTAGAAGCTTTAAATTCTCACAAGGTGCGTTTGTTGGACACACGAAAAACAAGACCCCTTTTAAGGATTTTTGAAAAATATTCCGTGCTTAATGGGGGAGCGAGCAACCACCGCTTAGGGCTAGATGACGCTTTAATGCTTAAAGACACGCATTTAAAGCATGTGAAAGATTTAAAAAGCTTTTTAACGCATGCCAGAAAAAACTTGCCTTTCACGGCTAAAATTGAAATTGAATGCGAGAGCTTTGAAGAGGCTAAAAACGCCATGAATGCGGGAGCGGATATTGTGATGTGCGATAATTTGAGCGTTTTAGAGACTAAAGAAATTGCCGCTTACAGAGATGTGCATTATCCCTTTGTTTTATTGGAAGCGAGCGGGAACATCTCGCTAGAGAGCATCAACGCTTACGCCAAAAGCGGCGTGGATGCCATTAGCGTAGGGGCTTTAATCCATCAAGCCACTTTCATTGACATGCACATGAAAATGGCTTAA
- the mqnP gene encoding menaquinone biosynthesis prenyltransferase MqnP, whose product MVALEHTIFSSMFLLMAMVISSYQKNQTLFFGLETLILCFLALLGARNFAMGFNRLVDRDIDRDNPRTKNRPSVDGRISVKGMVVFSVSNALLFVVVSYFINPLAFKLSLPFLIILGGYSYFKRFSSLVHFVVGLALGLAPIAGSVAVLGAIPLWNVFLALGVMLWVAGFDLLYSLQDMEFDKERGLFSIPSKLGEKWCLNLSRLSHLVALICWFFFVKYYHGGLFAYLGLGVSALILLYEQILVARDYKNIPKAFFVSNGYLGVVFFIFIVLDVGFKHA is encoded by the coding sequence TTGGTCGCTTTGGAGCATACGATATTTTCTAGCATGTTTTTACTCATGGCTATGGTCATAAGCTCCTATCAAAAAAATCAAACGCTCTTTTTTGGCTTAGAAACCTTAATCCTTTGTTTTTTAGCCTTATTAGGGGCGAGAAATTTCGCTATGGGGTTTAACCGCTTGGTGGATAGAGACATTGATAGGGATAACCCAAGGACCAAAAACCGCCCGAGCGTGGATGGTAGGATCAGCGTTAAAGGCATGGTGGTTTTTAGCGTTTCAAACGCTCTTTTATTCGTGGTAGTGAGCTATTTCATCAACCCTTTAGCTTTCAAGCTTTCGTTACCTTTTTTAATCATTTTAGGGGGGTATTCGTATTTCAAGCGCTTTTCTTCTTTGGTGCATTTTGTTGTGGGTTTGGCTTTGGGTTTGGCCCCCATTGCGGGAAGCGTGGCGGTTTTAGGAGCGATCCCTTTATGGAATGTCTTTTTGGCTTTAGGGGTGATGCTATGGGTGGCTGGGTTTGATTTGCTCTATTCTTTACAGGATATGGAGTTTGATAAAGAGAGAGGCTTGTTTTCCATTCCTAGTAAATTAGGGGAAAAATGGTGTTTGAACCTTTCAAGGCTCTCACACCTTGTAGCGCTGATCTGCTGGTTTTTTTTTGTGAAATACTATCATGGGGGGCTTTTTGCGTATTTAGGCTTAGGGGTTTCAGCCTTGATTTTACTCTATGAGCAGATCTTAGTGGCCAGAGATTATAAAAACATTCCTAAAGCCTTTTTTGTGAGTAATGGCTATTTGGGGGTGGTGTTTTTTATTTTTATCGTCCTTGATGTGGGGTTTAAGCATGCATGA
- the crdR gene encoding copper response regulator transcription factor CrdR — MQKKIFLLEDDYLLSESIKEFLEHLGYEVFCAFNGKEAYERLSVERFNLLLLDVQVPEMNSLELFKRIKNDFLISTPVIFITALQDNATLKNAFNLGASDYLKKPFDLDELEVRIKRFFNDDPIEIMPNIFYYQNCLSVRGKKEILPPKTAQLLEYFLEHKGQIISSQALENNLWEQAIDDSTLRTYIKVLRKLLGKNCIETHKGVGYRFNPL; from the coding sequence ATGCAAAAAAAGATTTTTTTACTAGAAGACGATTACCTTTTAAGCGAGAGTATCAAGGAATTTTTGGAGCATTTGGGCTATGAAGTGTTTTGCGCTTTTAACGGGAAAGAGGCTTATGAAAGGCTCTCGGTTGAGCGTTTTAACCTCTTGCTTTTAGACGTGCAAGTGCCTGAAATGAATAGCTTGGAATTGTTTAAGCGCATCAAAAACGATTTTTTGATCTCTACGCCTGTGATTTTTATCACCGCCTTACAGGATAACGCTACCTTAAAAAACGCTTTTAATTTAGGAGCGAGCGATTATTTGAAAAAGCCTTTTGATTTGGACGAATTGGAAGTGCGCATTAAAAGGTTTTTCAATGATGATCCCATAGAAATCATGCCTAATATTTTTTATTACCAAAATTGCTTGAGTGTTAGGGGCAAAAAAGAGATCTTGCCGCCCAAAACCGCCCAGCTTTTAGAATACTTTTTAGAGCATAAGGGGCAAATCATTAGCTCTCAAGCGTTAGAAAATAACTTATGGGAGCAGGCTATTGATGATTCCACCTTACGCACTTACATTAAGGTGCTGCGCAAGCTTTTGGGTAAAAATTGCATAGAAACGCATAAGGGGGTGGGCTATCGCTTTAACCCACTATGA
- a CDS encoding DUF6115 domain-containing protein: MLSSNDLFMVVLGAILLVLVCLVGYLYLKEKEFYHKMRRLEKTLDESYQENYIYSKRLKELEGRLESLSLEKSTKEDSSLKTTLSHLYNQLQEIQKSMDKERDYLEEKIIILENKFKDMGHYAASDGINEKQVLKMYQEGYSVDSISKEFKVSKGEVEFVLNMAGLK; the protein is encoded by the coding sequence ATGTTATCTTCTAATGATTTGTTTATGGTCGTTTTAGGGGCGATTTTATTGGTGTTGGTGTGCTTGGTGGGGTATTTGTATCTTAAAGAAAAAGAGTTTTACCATAAAATGAGGCGTTTAGAAAAAACCTTAGATGAATCCTATCAAGAAAATTATATCTATTCTAAGCGCTTGAAAGAATTAGAGGGGCGTTTGGAAAGCCTTTCTTTAGAAAAGAGCACTAAAGAGGACAGCTCATTAAAAACGACTCTTTCACACCTTTATAACCAGTTGCAAGAAATCCAAAAATCCATGGATAAAGAGCGCGATTATTTAGAAGAAAAAATCATTATTTTAGAAAACAAATTCAAAGACATGGGGCATTATGCCGCTAGCGATGGAATCAACGAAAAACAGGTTTTGAAAATGTATCAAGAAGGCTATAGCGTGGATTCTATTTCTAAAGAATTTAAAGTGAGTAAGGGCGAGGTGGAGTTTGTATTGAACATGGCAGGGTTAAAATGA
- a CDS encoding replicative DNA helicase, translating to MDHLKHLQQLQNMERIVLSGIVLANHKIEEVHSVLEPSDFYYPPNGLFFEIALKLHEENCPIDENFIRQKMPKDKQIKEEDLVAIFAASPIDNIEAYVEEIKNASIKRKLFGLANTIREQALESAQKSSDILGAVEREVYALLNGSTIEGFRSIKEVLESAMDLITENQRKGSLEVTGIPTGFVQLDNYTSGFNKGSLVIIGARPSMGKTSLMMNMVLSALNDDRGVAVFSLEMSAEQLALRALSDLTSINMHDLESGRLDDDQWENLAKCYDHLSCKKLFFYDKSYVRIEQIRLQLRKLKSQHKELGIAFIDYLQLMSGSKATKERHEQIAEISRELKTLARELEIPIIALVQLNRSLENRDDKRPILSDIKDSGGIEQDADIVLFLYRGYIYQMRAEDNKIDKLKKEGKVEEAQELHLKVHEERRIHKQNGSIEEAEIIVAKNRNGATGTVYTRFNAPFTRYEDMPIDSHLEEGQETKVDYDIVTT from the coding sequence ATGGATCATTTAAAGCATTTGCAGCAATTGCAAAATATGGAAAGGATCGTGCTTTCAGGCATTGTGTTGGCCAATCATAAGATTGAAGAGGTTCATAGCGTTTTAGAGCCTAGCGATTTTTACTACCCGCCTAACGGCTTGTTTTTTGAAATCGCCTTAAAACTGCATGAAGAAAATTGCCCCATTGATGAGAATTTTATCCGCCAAAAAATGCCTAAAGACAAGCAAATCAAAGAAGAAGATCTGGTCGCTATTTTTGCGGCAAGCCCTATAGATAATATTGAAGCCTATGTGGAAGAGATTAAAAACGCTTCCATTAAACGAAAACTTTTTGGCTTGGCTAACACCATTAGAGAGCAAGCCCTAGAAAGCGCGCAAAAATCCAGCGATATTTTAGGCGCTGTGGAGCGAGAAGTCTATGCGTTATTGAATGGCAGCACCATAGAGGGCTTTAGAAGCATTAAAGAAGTGCTTGAAAGCGCAATGGATCTCATCACAGAAAACCAAAGAAAGGGGAGTTTGGAAGTTACTGGCATACCGACTGGCTTTGTCCAATTGGATAATTATACGAGCGGTTTTAATAAGGGGAGTTTAGTCATTATAGGGGCAAGGCCGTCTATGGGTAAAACCAGTTTGATGATGAACATGGTCTTAAGCGCACTCAATGACGATAGGGGGGTAGCGGTTTTTAGTTTGGAAATGTCCGCAGAGCAACTCGCTTTAAGGGCGTTATCGGATCTCACTTCTATTAACATGCATGATTTAGAAAGCGGGAGGCTTGATGATGATCAATGGGAAAATTTAGCCAAATGCTACGATCACCTTTCTTGCAAAAAACTCTTTTTCTACGATAAAAGTTATGTGAGGATAGAACAGATCCGCTTGCAACTGCGAAAGCTTAAATCCCAACACAAGGAATTGGGTATCGCTTTTATTGACTATTTGCAGCTCATGTCAGGGAGCAAAGCTACTAAAGAACGCCATGAACAGATCGCTGAAATTTCAAGGGAGCTTAAAACTTTAGCCAGGGAATTAGAAATCCCTATCATAGCGTTAGTCCAACTCAACCGCAGCCTGGAAAATAGGGACGATAAACGGCCCATTCTTTCTGACATTAAAGACAGCGGAGGGATTGAACAAGACGCTGATATTGTTTTATTTTTATATAGAGGCTATATCTATCAAATGAGGGCTGAAGACAACAAAATAGACAAGCTCAAAAAAGAAGGCAAAGTTGAAGAGGCGCAAGAGTTGCACCTAAAAGTTCATGAAGAAAGGCGTATCCACAAGCAAAATGGCAGTATTGAAGAGGCTGAAATCATTGTGGCTAAAAACAGGAATGGGGCTACAGGAACGGTTTATACGCGCTTTAACGCTCCTTTCACGCGCTATGAAGACATGCCCATAGATTCTCATTTAGAAGAGGGGCAAGAAACTAAAGTGGATTATGATATAGTTACAACTTGA
- a CDS encoding ComEC/Rec2 family competence protein yields the protein MKDKTFQGAFELLTTPKEYLWCGVVLSLLLALNLYLEYLNYQKLDFSKPTSLNAQILLQYPKTKDQKTYFVLKLQSKGMIFYATIKEPLKNLQYRYAQFFGKIKPCSFLESLRSCFFQTYSFSLTRKQDFKSHWRDFIDSTHSSALVGNLYRALFIGDSLNKDLRDRANALGINHLLAISGFHLGILSASVYFLFSLFYTPLQKCYFPYRNAFYDIGVLVWVFLLGYLLLLDFLPSFFRAFLMGLLGFLACFFGVRLLSFKLLILACCIAIALLPKLLFSVGFLLSVCGVWYIFLFLKHTQIFFKTSSFLARSFQAISLSVLVFLNMLIIAHAFFPMFSPYQLFSIPLGLIFIVFFPLSLFLHAVGLGSLLDRLLSMPLTIPTISVSSPLWLLGVHLFLTILSARFFKVYLSMNVLSAGFFLYCCYQYIIMPSLIVG from the coding sequence TTGAAAGACAAAACTTTTCAGGGGGCGTTTGAACTTCTTACAACCCCCAAAGAATACTTATGGTGTGGGGTTGTTTTAAGCCTTTTGTTAGCGCTCAATCTTTATTTAGAATATTTGAATTACCAAAAGCTTGATTTTTCAAAACCTACAAGCCTGAACGCTCAAATCTTGTTGCAATACCCCAAAACTAAAGATCAAAAAACCTATTTTGTTTTAAAGCTCCAATCAAAGGGCATGATCTTTTATGCCACCATTAAAGAGCCTTTAAAAAACCTCCAATACCGCTACGCGCAATTTTTTGGCAAAATCAAACCTTGCTCGTTTTTGGAGTCTTTAAGATCATGCTTTTTTCAAACTTATTCTTTTTCTTTAACACGGAAACAAGATTTCAAATCGCATTGGCGCGACTTCATTGATAGCACTCATTCAAGCGCTTTAGTAGGGAATTTGTATCGAGCGTTATTTATAGGGGATAGCTTGAATAAAGACTTAAGAGATAGGGCTAACGCGCTAGGGATCAACCACTTATTAGCCATTAGCGGGTTTCATTTAGGGATTTTGAGCGCGAGCGTGTATTTTCTTTTCTCTCTTTTTTATACCCCCTTACAAAAATGCTATTTCCCTTATAGGAACGCTTTTTATGATATAGGGGTTTTGGTGTGGGTTTTTTTGCTAGGGTATTTATTGCTATTAGATTTTTTACCCTCTTTTTTCAGGGCGTTTTTAATGGGCTTGTTAGGGTTTTTGGCATGCTTTTTTGGGGTAAGGCTTTTGAGTTTTAAGCTTTTGATTTTAGCGTGTTGTATCGCTATAGCGTTACTCCCTAAATTGCTTTTTAGCGTGGGGTTTTTGCTTTCTGTTTGTGGGGTGTGGTATATTTTTTTATTCTTAAAACACACTCAAATTTTTTTTAAAACCTCTTCTTTTTTGGCGCGATCTTTTCAAGCCATAAGCTTAAGCGTGTTGGTGTTTTTGAACATGCTCATTATCGCGCATGCCTTTTTCCCTATGTTTTCGCCCTACCAGCTCTTTAGCATTCCTTTAGGCTTGATTTTTATCGTGTTTTTCCCTTTGAGTTTGTTCTTGCATGCGGTGGGTTTAGGGTCTTTGTTGGATCGCCTTTTAAGCATGCCTTTAACAATCCCTACGATTTCGGTTTCTTCGCCTTTATGGCTTTTAGGGGTGCATTTATTTTTAACGATTTTAAGCGCGCGTTTTTTTAAAGTTTATTTAAGCATGAATGTTTTGAGCGCGGGCTTTTTCTTGTATTGTTGCTATCAATATATTATAATGCCTAGCTTAATTGTAGGTTAG
- the nadA gene encoding quinolinate synthase NadA yields MPTDNDLKTSILELLHDLDALLVAHFYQKDEIVELAHYTGDSLELAKIASQSDKNLIVFCGVHFMGESVKALAFDKQVIMPKLSCCSMARMIDSHYYDRSVHLLKEYGVKEFYPITYINSNAEVKAKVAKDNGVVCTSRNASKIFNHALKQNKKIFFLPDKCLGENLALENGLKSAILGVNSPEEIKNADVVCYNGFCSVHQLFKLEDIEFYRQKYPDILIAVHPECEPSVVSNADFSGSTSQIIEFVEKLSPDQKVAIGTESHLVNRLKAKRHHQNTFILSSTLALCPTMNETTLKDLFEVLKAYKNHRAYNAIELKDEVARLAKLALTKMMELS; encoded by the coding sequence ATGCCAACTGATAACGATTTAAAAACTTCTATTCTGGAATTGTTGCACGATTTAGACGCGCTTTTAGTGGCTCATTTTTACCAAAAAGATGAGATTGTAGAGTTAGCCCATTATACAGGCGATAGCTTGGAATTAGCTAAAATCGCAAGCCAAAGCGATAAAAACCTCATCGTGTTTTGCGGGGTGCATTTTATGGGTGAGAGCGTGAAAGCCCTAGCCTTTGACAAACAAGTGATCATGCCCAAACTCTCATGCTGTTCTATGGCAAGAATGATTGATAGCCATTACTACGATAGAAGCGTTCATTTATTGAAAGAATACGGCGTTAAAGAATTTTACCCTATCACTTATATCAATTCTAACGCTGAAGTGAAAGCCAAAGTCGCTAAAGATAACGGCGTGGTCTGCACGAGCAGGAACGCTTCTAAAATCTTTAATCATGCCCTAAAACAAAATAAAAAAATCTTTTTTCTACCGGATAAATGCTTGGGGGAAAATCTGGCCCTAGAAAATGGCTTAAAAAGCGCGATTTTAGGCGTAAATAGCCCAGAAGAAATCAAAAACGCTGATGTGGTTTGTTATAACGGCTTTTGTTCGGTGCATCAGCTTTTCAAGTTAGAAGACATTGAATTTTACCGCCAAAAATACCCAGATATTTTAATCGCTGTCCATCCAGAGTGTGAGCCTAGCGTAGTTTCTAACGCTGATTTTAGCGGATCAACGAGTCAAATCATAGAATTTGTAGAAAAGTTAAGCCCCGATCAAAAAGTCGCCATAGGCACTGAAAGCCATTTAGTCAACCGCTTGAAAGCCAAGCGCCACCACCAAAACACTTTCATTCTTTCTAGCACGCTCGCCCTTTGCCCCACCATGAATGAAACGACTTTAAAGGATTTGTTTGAAGTCTTAAAGGCTTACAAAAACCACAGGGCTTACAATGCGATTGAATTAAAAGATGAGGTGGCGCGTTTGGCCAAACTCGCTTTAACTAAAATGATGGAGTTGTCCTAA
- the crdS gene encoding copper-sensing histidine kinase CrdS codes for MRGWAIALTHYEKKSLKLFLGAYLGSSFVLMLVISVLAFNYEKNEKIKMIRMDMDKMASKIASEVVALHMQTHGDYQNALNALISRYKDASIALFDNKRRVLYSNIPESANLIKNHKEAGFFSFRGEYYLFSDETFAHLGVAKMLFKNSKPLHFYSLYRNIVLVFVVAFLCVIGVSVFLGRLFLKPIRNEITRIDHFLKNTTHELNTPMSALVLSLKTLEDNQQHRRIKIAIQRMSFLYRSLSYLVMQDIERESPMLLDLKALITKENTLFSEMIDYHKLEFKSDLVGVEIKAKEQDFISLYSNLLMNAIKYSVMHGYIHIELTPEFLKVKNLGYEIPKDKIKDLSVRYARFNSSVLGYGIGLDLVKKVCEKYKMRLEIHSEPSLKGSFYENSFCIHFQG; via the coding sequence ATAAGGGGGTGGGCTATCGCTTTAACCCACTATGAAAAAAAATCCCTCAAACTCTTTTTAGGGGCTTATTTGGGCTCTTCGTTTGTGTTGATGCTAGTGATTAGCGTTTTAGCGTTTAACTATGAAAAAAACGAAAAAATCAAAATGATACGCATGGACATGGATAAAATGGCTTCTAAGATCGCTAGCGAAGTGGTTGCCTTGCACATGCAAACGCATGGGGATTATCAAAACGCTTTAAACGCTCTGATTTCACGCTATAAAGACGCTTCCATAGCCCTTTTTGATAATAAAAGGCGTGTTTTGTATTCTAATATCCCTGAAAGCGCAAATTTGATTAAAAACCATAAGGAAGCGGGCTTTTTTAGTTTTAGGGGAGAGTATTACCTGTTTAGCGATGAAACTTTCGCTCATTTAGGCGTGGCTAAAATGCTTTTTAAAAATTCTAAACCCCTTCATTTTTATTCTTTGTATCGTAACATTGTTTTAGTGTTTGTCGTAGCGTTTTTATGCGTGATAGGGGTTTCTGTGTTTTTGGGGCGTTTGTTTTTAAAGCCCATTAGGAATGAAATCACCCGTATTGATCATTTTTTAAAAAACACCACGCATGAATTAAACACCCCCATGAGCGCTTTAGTCTTGTCGTTAAAAACCTTAGAAGACAACCAACAACACCGCCGCATTAAAATCGCTATCCAGCGCATGAGTTTTTTATACCGCTCGCTCTCGTATTTAGTGATGCAAGATATTGAGCGCGAATCCCCCATGCTTTTAGATTTAAAAGCCCTAATCACCAAAGAAAACACGCTTTTTAGCGAGATGATAGACTACCACAAGCTGGAATTTAAAAGCGATTTAGTGGGAGTGGAGATTAAGGCTAAAGAGCAGGATTTCATTTCGCTTTATAGTAATTTGCTCATGAACGCGATCAAATACAGTGTCATGCATGGGTATATCCACATAGAGCTAACGCCTGAGTTTTTGAAAGTGAAAAATTTGGGGTATGAAATCCCTAAAGATAAGATTAAAGATTTAAGCGTCCGTTACGCGCGTTTCAATTCTAGCGTGTTGGGTTATGGTATAGGGTTAGATTTAGTGAAAAAAGTGTGCGAAAAGTATAAAATGCGTTTAGAAATTCATAGCGAACCCTCTTTAAAAGGATCGTTTTACGAAAATTCGTTTTGTATTCATTTTCAAGGATAA
- a CDS encoding NAD(P)H-hydrate dehydratase, which translates to MLSVYEKGNALDKRAIEELFLSEDILMENAAMALERAVLQNASLGAKVIILCGSGDNGGDGYALARRLIGRFEVLVFEMKLAKSPMCQLQQERAKKAGVTIKTYEENALNQNLECDVLVDCVVGSAFKGGLEPFLNFESLSQKARFKIACDIPSGIDSKGRVDKGAFKADTTISMGAIKSCLLSDRAKDYVGELKVGHLGVFNQIYEIPTDTFLLEKSDLKLPLRDKKNAHKGDYGHAHVLLGKHSGAGLLSAISALSFGSGVVSVQALECEITSSNKPLELVFCENFPNPLSAFALGMGLEGFPKDFNKWLELAPCVLDAGVFYHKEMLQALEKEVVLTPHPKEFLSLLKLVGIHISMLELLDNKLEIARDFSQKYPKVVLLLKGANTLIAHQGRVFINILGSVALAKAGSGDVLAGLILSLLSQHYTPLDAAINASLAHAIASLEFKNNYALTPLDLIEKIKRL; encoded by the coding sequence ATGCTTTCAGTGTATGAAAAAGGGAATGCTCTAGACAAAAGGGCGATTGAAGAATTGTTTTTAAGCGAAGACATTTTAATGGAAAACGCCGCTATGGCTTTAGAAAGGGCGGTTTTACAAAACGCTTCTTTAGGCGCTAAAGTCATTATCCTTTGTGGGAGCGGGGATAATGGAGGCGATGGCTATGCTCTAGCCAGGCGTTTAATAGGGCGTTTTGAAGTGCTAGTTTTTGAAATGAAATTAGCCAAAAGCCCCATGTGCCAATTGCAACAAGAAAGGGCTAAAAAAGCAGGGGTAACCATCAAAACATACGAAGAAAACGCCCTTAATCAAAATTTAGAATGCGATGTTTTAGTGGATTGCGTGGTAGGGAGCGCTTTTAAGGGCGGATTAGAGCCGTTTTTAAACTTTGAAAGCCTTTCTCAAAAAGCGCGCTTTAAAATCGCTTGCGACATTCCTAGCGGGATAGATTCTAAAGGCAGGGTGGATAAGGGAGCGTTTAAAGCGGATACGACTATCAGCATGGGCGCTATCAAATCATGCTTATTAAGCGATAGGGCTAAAGACTATGTAGGGGAATTGAAAGTGGGGCATTTGGGGGTTTTTAATCAAATCTATGAGATCCCAACGGACACTTTTTTATTAGAAAAAAGCGATCTCAAACTGCCCTTAAGGGATAAAAAAAACGCTCATAAAGGCGATTACGGGCATGCGCATGTTCTTTTAGGCAAGCATAGTGGGGCGGGGTTATTGAGCGCAATAAGTGCGTTAAGTTTTGGATCTGGGGTGGTGAGCGTTCAAGCGTTAGAATGCGAGATAACTTCCAGTAACAAGCCTTTAGAATTGGTTTTTTGTGAAAATTTCCCTAACCCATTGAGCGCGTTCGCTCTTGGCATGGGGTTAGAGGGTTTCCCAAAGGATTTTAACAAGTGGCTTGAATTAGCCCCATGCGTTTTAGATGCGGGCGTTTTTTATCATAAAGAGATGTTACAAGCTTTAGAAAAAGAAGTCGTTTTAACCCCTCACCCCAAAGAGTTTTTATCGTTATTAAAATTAGTAGGGATCCATATAAGCATGCTAGAATTATTAGATAATAAACTAGAAATCGCAAGGGATTTTTCTCAAAAATACCCCAAGGTGGTTTTGCTTTTAAAAGGGGCTAATACCCTAATCGCTCATCAAGGGCGGGTTTTTATCAACATTTTAGGGAGCGTGGCTTTAGCCAAAGCAGGCAGTGGCGATGTGTTGGCGGGGCTTATTTTAAGCTTGCTTTCTCAACACTACACGCCTTTAGACGCCGCTATTAACGCAAGTTTAGCGCACGCTATAGCGAGTTTAGAATTTAAGAATAATTACGCTTTAACGCCCCTAGATTTGATAGAAAAGATCAAACGATTATAA
- a CDS encoding phosphatidylserine decarboxylase, with protein sequence MIALSNALSRLFGSVAGYEFPSFIQKGINALYVKIFKIDLSEFEPLENYKSLNALFTRSLKKERPFDKAPNACIAPCDALITECAFLDNDSALQIKGMPYKAHELVGEINPLSPSFFYVNFYLSPKDYHHYHAPCDLEILEARCFAGKLLPVNKPSLHKNKNLFVGNERVALVAKDIQGNRLYFVAVGALNVGKMRFNFDKNIQTNAKVRFTQTYSYNPPIKVKKGDNLGNFEMGSTIVLFIQNTAFKDLKEKSVKFGESIGEFHAN encoded by the coding sequence ATGATAGCTTTAAGCAACGCTCTTTCAAGACTTTTTGGCTCTGTCGCTGGCTATGAATTCCCTTCTTTTATCCAAAAAGGCATCAACGCCCTTTATGTTAAGATCTTTAAAATTGATTTGAGCGAGTTTGAGCCTTTAGAAAACTATAAGAGTTTGAACGCTCTTTTCACGCGCTCCTTAAAAAAAGAACGACCCTTTGACAAAGCCCCTAACGCATGCATTGCGCCTTGCGATGCTTTGATCACTGAATGCGCTTTTTTAGACAACGATAGCGCTTTACAAATTAAAGGCATGCCCTATAAAGCGCATGAATTAGTGGGCGAAATCAACCCTTTAAGCCCTTCTTTTTTCTATGTGAATTTTTACCTTTCTCCCAAAGATTACCACCACTACCACGCCCCTTGCGATTTAGAAATTTTAGAGGCTCGTTGCTTTGCGGGGAAATTACTGCCGGTCAATAAGCCTTCATTACACAAAAACAAAAATCTGTTTGTGGGCAATGAAAGAGTGGCGCTGGTTGCAAAAGACATTCAAGGCAATAGGCTGTATTTTGTAGCGGTGGGAGCGTTAAATGTGGGTAAAATGCGTTTCAATTTTGATAAGAATATCCAAACTAACGCTAAAGTCCGTTTCACGCAAACCTACTCTTATAACCCCCCCATTAAGGTTAAAAAGGGGGATAATTTAGGGAATTTTGAAATGGGCTCTACTATCGTTTTATTCATTCAAAACACCGCTTTTAAAGATTTGAAAGAAAAAAGCGTGAAGTTTGGGGAAAGTATAGGGGAATTTCATGCCAACTGA